Proteins encoded by one window of Ascochyta rabiei chromosome 1, complete sequence:
- a CDS encoding Thiol oxidase: MASRPSEAPEKQDTEKLLPGGRKIVNGIVYDADGKPCRNCNDMSALFAMGKKTKKLAAPPALPSNCPPDVAQLGRSSWTLLHSITATYPENPPPTLQSETSAFLRTFGKLYPCWVCAEDFQDWMKLNTPRVSSRSEFGQWMCEAHNAVNVKLGKKEFDCNKWEERWRTGWKDGRCDP; this comes from the exons ATGGCGTCGAGACCGAGCGAAGCCCCGGAGAAGCAGGACACAGAAAAGCTGCTGCCTGGGGGCAGGAAGATAGTAAATGGCATTGTATACGACGCAGATGGCAAGCC ATGCCGGAACTGCAACGACATGTCCGCCCTCTTCGCCATGGGCAAGAAAACCAAGAAACTCGCCGCGCCGCCCGCACTCCCCTCCAACTGCCCCCCAGACGTCGCCCAACTCGGCCGCTCCTCCTGGACACTCTTGCACTCCATAACCGCAACATACCCTGAAAACCCTCCTCCGACGCTGCAGTCCGAGACGTCCGCCTTCCTCCGAACGTTCGGCAAGCTGTACCCGTGCTGGGTGTGCGCCGAGGATTTCCAGGACTGGATGAAGCTCAATACGCCGAGAGTGTCGAGTAGGAGCGAGTTTGGACAGTGGATGTGCGAGGCGCATAACGCGGTGAATGTCAAGCTGGGGAAGAAGGAATTCGATTGCAACAAGTGGGAAGAGAGGTGGAGAACCGGGTGGAAGGACGGAAGGTGTGATCCTTGA